The following are encoded in a window of Lampris incognitus isolate fLamInc1 chromosome 15, fLamInc1.hap2, whole genome shotgun sequence genomic DNA:
- the katnbl1 gene encoding KATNB1-like protein 1: protein MKQVDFLNKEELAKDRYLGTAKQVSLYTRKRHQVEASSLKVCCQSSRVGWACDTGMANKENELTCSEDLRSVYYNDNCGLPVNSVEASKMTGVGSKYSDHFTELSKDHEAMTHVLFGRNLRLNVALTLWRRNASELVAYLIRIEDKGVLLDCLPVLTKNLQDEAPCVSLGCCVDLLPQLKVVLASKYEEHIIVGLHWVRSVIRKWWPELSTNGKSLQDTCSEDRNIEIMKQRLKDLWKEGTQLCLVPGTTGEVAKAIESYLSQLP from the exons ATGAAGCAG GTGGATTTTTTAAATAAGGAAGAGTTAGCTAAAGACAG GTATCTGGGCACAGCGAAACAAGTGTCTTTGTACACAAGGAAGAGGCATCAAGTGGAAGCGTCAAGCTTAAAGGTCTGCTGCCAGTCGTCACGTGTAGGCTGGGCCTGTGACACCGGTATGGCCAACAAAGAAAATGAGTTGACATGCTCTGAGGATCTACGCAGTGTTTACTACAATGAcaactgtgggctccctgtgaaCTCTGTTGAGGCCTCCAAGATGACAGGGGTTGGCTCCAAGTATAGTGATCACTTTACTGAG CTATCAAAAGATCATGAAGCAATGACTCATGTACTTTTTGGAAGGAATCTCCGGTTAAATGTAGCTTTGACATTATGGCGACGAAATGCCAGTGAATTAGTGGCCTACCTAATAAG AATTGAAGATAAAGGTGTGCTGCTTGACTGCCTACCTGTCTTAACAAAAAA CCTTCAAGATGAAGCACCGTGTGTATCACTTGGCTGCTGCGTTGACCTTCTACCACAACTGAAAGTGGTTCTTGCCAGTAAATATGAAGA ACACATAATTGTGGGTTTACATTGGGTTCGGTCCGTCATCAGGAAATGGTGGCCAGAACTTTCTACAAATGGCAAGAGCTTGCAAGACACTTGTTCAGAAGACAG AAATATTGAAATCATGAAACAGCGGTTAAAGGATTTGTGGAAGGAAGGAACCCAGTTATGTTTAGTTCCGGGAACTACAGGTGAAGTGGCAAAG GCCATCGAGTCTTATTTGTCACAACTGCCCTGA